The region AGAAGATTCACTGTAGAGTACGAAGAACACGTGGAGAAGTCGCGAGCCATGTCGATTTTTTTGAGAATCTAAATGCAAGTTATTCAATCCATAGAATTCATGTACTATGATTTACATTATTTTATGTGAATTGATTGATTTCTTGGCATGATTTTATTGTTTATATACGAATTGATTAACCCAAACAATCACATAAATACTACATTTGTATTCTCTGATTTATTTGTATTGCACCGTCTTCCGTTGCGAACGCAATAAATGTATGCTTATATCATACTGCATAACACGATGATCGAATGTGAATGAGAAGACACAACTAACTGGAGCAAAGAAGAAGTGAGATATAGTATAGGAGTTGTCTACAAAACGGCTCAACCCAAGGCGCTCCACCTCAATTCCGAGATTATGCGTAAATTCAGACTTCCATCCACATTAACGAACTTATGGTCAACTTTAACAAGATTTGATCGACGAAATTTAGGAACACAAAAATAAAGTTTATTTATTATACTAAGTAATAATGGGATTTTtatattatgcaatttttatatataatataatgtttttttttgttcaaacTTTATTCTTGTTGAGTTGTGACCGATTGTTTCCACAATGGGGCCGCATGATGTGCCAAATGAAAATTGGAGTTTGACTGATTTATGGTTTAAttttagagggaacatcttttttggtccacgaactttaccaaagtatcattttaggtccgtgaactttgaaaatatcatttaaggtccaccaactatgagttagtatcatttgaagtactttttactatttccaagtttttttggatgaaaataccctcaataccttaaagggtgtatatttttaataaatttatcatatactcatttttttataaatatctttacaatatatttttgacaaattttctaaatataatttgaccttcaatattatcatttaattttgtgacatgcaagaaaagatctttattcagttttttattattaaagaaaagttctttattcaatttaaaaaaaatatataaaaaattgaagaagcaattttacttgcatgtcacaaaattaagtgataatatttaaggtcaaattatatttagaaaatttgtcaaaaatatattgtaaagatatttataaaaaaatatgagtatatgataaatttattaaaaatatatacactttaaggtattgaggatattttcgtccaaaaaaacttgaaaattatacaaagtacttcaaatgataCAAACTCATAGTTGgtggacctcaaatgatatttttaaagttcacggacctaaaatgatactttggcaaagttcatggaccaaaaaagatgttccctcttaatTTTAAATCCAAATTATGAAGGCTATGTATCACTTTTCAAACAACTGACACCGGCTATacaataatactccctccgtcccaagataagtgagccaaaacttttcggcacgggatttaagaaaatgagattttgttagtaaagtggaaaagtgaataaagtaagagagttaataaagtagagagaaaaagtaagagagagaatgccaaaaaagaaaatggctCACTTATCTTGTGACGTTCCAAAAAGAAATGTGAGTCACTTGTCttgaacgaagggagtacaagATACATGTGCATGTGGTATATGCCCATATGAAGGCTAAGTATCACTTTTCAAACAACTGACACGTGCTATACACTAATACAAGATACATGTGCATGTGGTATATGCCCAttgtttaatactccctccgtccgtcattaTGAGTGTCATTTTTTtgcggcacggattttaagaaatgttaaaaaagtgggtggaaaaaagttagtgaaatagggtcccacttgtatatattagttttaaatgaaatgtgagtgtaatgtgttagtggaaggtgaaaccctattaccatttatggtaaaagtgaaccgagactcctgTTCGCGGAcatactaaaatggaaaaacgagactcatattcgcggacggagggagtactactcttGAAAGGTGATTATTTTGATGAACAAAGAATATGCTACCTTCGTCCCACtataagggcatccacagtggtgcggatgtcccggcggacatccccgcggacatcccaaaagcaccttctgccacgtcataaggacatcccactgcataGTGGCGGACATTCCAAAGGACATCCCGAcagacttcccacaataataaaaattcacaaattcaccaaattaaacaatttacggaattaaaatttcgacataAATACGGAGAAAtcgcaaccactttatttaaaaaaaacatacatagtacaaaaaaaacatacataattattaaaaaaaaattacatagttaaaaaaaaccgccgtctcactcctcggattccccaccgcctcgtcgtccccgccgatagtcccctcgtcgccactctccgccatgtctcccaaccccaaatcgtgccgcatactgttgatgatatccttCAGCGACAACTTGTAATGGCGATCGGTCGATGTCCGCgattcaaccattgcacgtaacaggGTTTCATGTTGCGCGATGCGGGCAagtgaggggagctcgggatcATTTTGGGTaggtgctgccgattgggcctcggcggacCCACTGGCGCTTCCACTCGCCATCTGTGCCGCGGACTTTTGCTCCACCGGGCGACGACGGCGGGCCGAGGATGAaggtgtcgggaactctgcctcggcgggggagttcgtgggaaccagcactgctactgtactccccggaggcgctGGTCTTCATCCACTTCGGCCAGCCATATTCAACACACgccgaagtctgcaccacaagatacacattccaatatttgaattccccgaagcccgCCGCAGCGTCTTTGAACTGATGGTGAGACAGATGattcacatcctcggcagacatgccgctagttgccgagcggaggttgtttgtgtaaatgctgGCGAATtggctgagctgcctcttcagccgctcccactgtttccggcattgctctccgttgtgaggcttcccccctggcggtttgaattggaggcagctttggctaatgcgccaccacatcttgtcgatatgctggttagccccgatatatggatcctccactatactgatccacgccttcgcaagcgcgatgcactcctctgtgctccagacggtcctcttttCCCGCTGGATCCCCCCCTCAGCGGCCCCCGCCTCACCATGCCCCGTCCCATGCCCCTCCCTCTCCCTGTCCCCCCTCATCCCTGTCGCCGTTGGTGAGTctgtgggagaatcccggatcggagatagccccaactcctccatcgagaacgtctcgatgccagtgaactgagtctcgacaGGAGTACTCGGAgggttgtccgtcgacagtaaatccatataggggtgatagacattgtccaccggtgattggTGGACCCCCTGcataccccccccccccccccccgcagCGACAGGCGAGCCCTACATCATCCCCGAcatcatcatcccgggcatctgggcggcatcatccccggcattccaTGCATCATCCCTGGCATTGGGGTCATTCCGGCactcatcccgggcatttgaggcatcatcccataccaaggtgggtacatgttgtagtacccgggcatcatccctgccgtcatttggggttggggcatcatccccgccattccggacattggggtacttccgccaacgggaaagatcggtccctgtgactcgctcgtggcagggaatcactatcgtggtgctccatttatcttcgaaagaaaagtatttagagagagagatactcgttaatacaagtggggcgaatgaaatgaaattcatcgagccgtatttatagaattttcaaaaaaataataaaataatcaggacgtccgtggggtcaacgcaatggcggacgtccgcaggGACGTCGCCACGGACATCCCGAGAACGCCGTAGAACttcggtgtccgcagcggacgtccgtatccgcgccacctttgcacaatggcggacgtccgccgggacgggcgctattgcggatgctctaagtggAGTATTTGTTTTCCTGCCcacgtccgcgcgggacgtccgccattgcggatgctctaagtgtAGTATTTGTTTTCTTACTATAAGGTATTGTGCTGCTTATTCAACCATTATTtgctagaatttttttttcttttcactcCCTTTTactttaatactccctccgtcccagttttaGAGTGACATTTTGCCAAAAAATCCGTCCCAGTTTTAGAGTTACATTTAgaattttccatttttggcCATAGAATTTTACCCCATTATTCAACAAAATTACACTCAAATGCCAttataaacacaaaaataaacccaaaaaaaaaacaaaaacataaccCACTCCCACCCCACCCCCAACCCCCCTCATTTGactttcatctctctctctctccaccaTTTCCCGTCTCCCCCATTCCCAATTGTAGGAACCCTAATCGGCTCCTACTCTAATCGCCGATCTAAATTGTTGGAACCCTAATCAGCTCCTACTATTATCACTCCACCATTCTCGTCTCTCTCTATTCGTTTCTCATGGCGAAAGGTTGGGATCCACTGTCGGAGTGTGAATCGGTGCCATCTTTCGATGCACCTCCCGAAACCCTAATCGTCCCTGATACACCACCGGAAGTGATTGCACGGTGGGAAATCGACCGTGTGGTCGATTGTTACCACCGATCTGGACATTGGAGATGGTTTGCGGGCGTTGATGGGTCTGAGGTCGTCCATGAATCTGAGCTTCCCCCACCGGCTTGCTTCTTCGATGGATCTGAAACCCAGCCACCGTCTGAGGGCTTTGACGGGTCTGAACGCCACCCGCCGGCTGAGGGCTTTGACGGGTCTGAACCATCCCTCCCCTGTGACGAATCTGGACCTCAACCAGCTTCCTCATCAAAGGTGGAGTACACCGAGAATGAGAAAGCTATGCTGCTGATCTTGTTTCCTGGCATGAAAGATCTCATCTAAACTGTGGGTATTTTCTCAATTCTGAGCCACCCCTTTGCTTGGTTTGGAGGCTGTTTCAGTTGAATTGATCTTGTTTGTTGTCATATGATGAAGTTTTTGTGATGAATAACATCTGATTATCAGTGTATTGACTGGATTGGTTGGTTTTTGTGAACTTAGCCACCcctttgatggtttggaggctttgtCATGACCGCCTATACTAGGGTtgctacaaacgcggcgatcgtgatacaacatgtAAATGGTAGATTTctaatgaaaacttaattaacttaaaggatgaagaaaaattttctttttgttttaaagaaacttaaaattataactttgctattaaataaaacaacatatgataaacatttttaaaagaaaCAACGGAGAAAAATAGTTATTTGAGACCCAATcaacttctaagaaaaacatATAGTCTAACTCACGTGAAAGACATCATTTCCAGACAATAATGTAAATAGACGTTTAAAACCTAACGTGACCAAAACATGCTCAACATAGTATGAAAAGATTTAAGTATTGAAACATGATTCAAAAcctagcagcggaaataaggttcaaagggagagtcaaggatcacgcaacacgacgcatcctaaggctagctcaacatcctccgcaacatcctgctcaacctgcacataagaaaataatatgcagggctgagtacttgatgtactcaatgggctcatgccgaaaacattttaataagttatgtcatccataccagtgatctcgagttttatatagtaagaaatatcacgagaacacaaaaatccaagtctggccagacaatttatctcctcattttccacatcaatcaatcaatcacatcctcttaccatagtgcgacaaaagtgtggccacactattcgcccacgagaccggccgactagcaaggacggctcacgatcccctctgtgtacacagcctgatagggtttgcggccctactcagacccgaattcgtttatcatagccctatagcctaatggagcgaactcacaaactaggcatcaagcacaatctcaacatagccctatagcctaacggagcaagctcaaacgaactaggcatcaggcaaaaatctcaacatcaaaacaatcacggcatgacataacactttaaaccacccttataacaccacatcatattttcggaaaaataaagaggtttgaaaagaaagcccacctcgatcgcttagcaaattcacaatccaacttatggcaactctcgttcctcgagttcacgaatacacaatcacccttgtcaacgacaacacaagtcagccttccacaaaaacatattaccatgcatgtcctatcgtttctttcACCGTTCTCTCAAAATTACCCAacaacgttcgtcacaaagatggaaaaacacatcataatatatttcaacgtatctcacgtgatcacatcattaaacacgttccttggacatacatgcatcatataatacttttaaacttgaaaataagtgtccttttatcaaagcagaaaactggcagaactgcgcgaccgttttataaaaatcactaaaaattcacccgacctcatatgaagctaaattttggtcacaacacagaatacacattcaagttcatcctgacaaattttcacactgaaatcatgTCGTTTAGTtagtcaaatcaataattaaactctctggtcggaacataaaatttctaacagcactgcgcagttcatttgaaaactttaccataaattcatccaatgcttaaaaaggctgaaaattttacaaggcttagaagacacttcaaattttcatataggtcaagaatcacatcaatcgaaggtcatttggtcagtcaaaaagtaaacgaaacattcttggcgagaacacaggtttctggcagatttgcgcagtcaacttcaaaaaattattaaaaattcagttttcgataaaaagggctgaaattcacacgagacacagataacaccttgaagtttactcagtaaaattttcatatcaaaattcggccgtttgataggtcaattactcatcagaagctactggtcgaacatcacagataacagatacacaatttctaaattagggtttccttctcaatcatccaaacaccaattctcatgcttataaaacacaatcatgcttgataagactctcttaatcatgtttgcacataacttacatcattcaccaaagattccaatcaaacttcacacaattcaattgaaacgcatatttatcaaggttttcaagcaaactcactttccccaccgattaaacttgcgatctacgattcctacacccactacatgcatgtaggattcaagaacatggttcaaatgaaaagaatgaggaaaagtgaagccaatataccttctttgacaaaacgaatcggtagaaccaagaaacgaggtgattcgtcggagattcttgaaaataacttcaatggatgcaagaaacaatggtggaagaagttttttggagagaatgtggagagggaggagggaggcacgaaaattgagggagaatgggggctagggtttagtttaggtgtttttataggattagggttaggtttaaaatcaattaattaattaattgtggggaaaaatataattaaataaatcccacaattaagagaataaaataagcatgtgggaaggggaggaaattttcaaaaattccatgtaggaatagcaaggaatttatttggtatttacttggagagaatatattcacaacttaggaaataaaagtgaatatttcataaacaagggaacaaaataaattaaatctccaagtatgaaaataatggtgggggggccgaaaatttccataaggaattgcacaagaaaattatttaaatccccaattaaaagaataggatttaaattaggcaatttatttataggaaaaaggctcccataaaataggcaacaattaattaaattcccacaaggaaaatattgcatagggggcgtgtgatatggaagaaaagtaggagaaaaatattcacatcaccaattaattagacataggaatttatttgaatgaaaagggattccacaaattaggaaacaaataaaatatcctccaaagtttagtggaggggccgaaaattgctaaccaaggaatgtcccaactctctatttattttaggtgaagaaataaattataacgtgatttaattggattaaattcaaaggaagagagtcaataaagcaccaattaaatcaaatgaaaataattctttctcctataggagattttcgaaaactcccaaggaaaataaaaatggagttcgaattccatgtagtaccatttagggtcatttggtttggatttaatttggataagtatcctaagacaattaattaaatccaagaaatgaaatactatttcaataattaggaagggccgaaaattccaatgaattggctcgaaaaaaataaatgcatgatcctattaattatttccccacattggaaaatataaaacatcaagctcatcattccacattaaccacgaaaatttatttcacgcaaaacacttaatcacatagaaacgaaagtttcataattccaagaatccaaaattcgaataacatataagaagagtcacaaaaatttgggatgttacaggcTTTGATTTGCAAATTTGTACCTCTGTGATGATGTATTTTCTGAGAGTTCTACATGCTTAGTAACACCATTCTGTATTGGTTGGTTTTTTGTGAACATGTGCACCcatttgatggtttggaggctgtGATTTGCTATTTTGCTGTATATGGTTGGTTTGTTGGCTCTGACCTGCAATGTTGCTTCTCTGTGATGAAGTTTTTGTGAGTGCTCTGTATTggttgtgtttttgtgaacctagccacccctttgatggtttggaggctttgaTTTGCAAATTTGTACCTCTGTGATGATGTATTTTCTGAGAGTTCTACATGCTTAGTAACATCATTCTGTATTGGTTGGTTTTTTGTGAACATGGGCACCCATTTGATGGTTTGGAAGCTGTGATTTGCTATTTTGCTGTATATGGTTGGTTTGTTGGCTCTGACCTGCAATGTTGCTTCTCTGTGATGAAGTTTTTGTGAGTGCTCTGTATTggttgtgtttttgtgaacctagccacccctttgatggtttggaggctttgaTTTGCAAAATTGCAGCCTTTGATTGGTTTGTTGGGTCTGAATTGCAATGTTGCTCCTCtgtgatgattttttttctgaGAGTTATGCATGCTCAGCTATGATGCCTCTGTATTggttgtgtttttgtgaacccacccctttgatggtttggaggctctgacTTGCAAAATTACACTTGGATGTAGGCTATAGATTTACAAGCAGACCTAGTTACCATACCACAGAAATAAACCTATTAATCCTAACCCAAAATGTAGGCTATAACCAAAAAAACAAGTTTACATCCTAAACACCAAACTACTTTGATGCTTATACTGTAAACCCTAAGATCCAAGTGGCCTATTTAGAGTTGTAAAACATTCATTAGATGCCCTATGTCATATGAGGCACCCACATCATTCTGAGGTAGTAGTAGATACTCCAAGCTCTCTTTGACCAGATTCTCCCCAACTTCTAGGGATGTAGGAAGCCCCACTGTCCTTCTCAGCCTTTCCTTGTTCAAGTGGGGTATTTTGTAGTTGTTGCCCCCATGCACTTCTAGGATCTTGCTGAGGCAGCTTTGCAATGTTAAAAAAACATTGTTCAGAGTTTGTGGTGTGAGTTCCTCAAAAGAACTCCAGACATTACGCAGTAATTAATCTATGTTGGTTGCTACTTTATCATCTTGTAGTGATTGAATGGCCCTAAAAAAGCCTAGGTCCAATACATTGGTGTCTGGGGAGTTGACTGGTTGGCTAATTAGATGGAACTTAAATCCATCTGAACTTGCAAGCTCATCAAATTGTGAGTCAAAAGATCTTAGGTGAGGTTTGGCATTATCTTCTTGGATATATATATCCTTGCTTGCATTGGCTGGCCACTTTGCCTTGATTGCTGGAATAATCTGTGCATTATGAATGAATCAATGAAAATATGCTAAATGATGACATTATCAATGTCTGATAGGAAGGTGGGGGGATAAAAATATCCATACCTGATTCAAGAGACATTCTCTCATTGCTTCCGTGTTAACTGATGGTATAGGTTTAGTCTCTAATGTCCCTCTTGGCCTATTCTTGGACTTCCTTTTGGCTGGAACTTGTTCTGTGAATGAGAATATTCCTATTTTACCATCAAAGATGGTCTGACCATTTGTGCCAAACTGTGGCCTACTTACAGCACACTTGAACATCACCTTTGTGATGAATCTTTTTGACTTGCAAGCCCTGTAAGGCTCATCCTCATTCGGCAACAGGTAGTATCTGTCTGAAGCTTTTGTCATGTTTGCTTCAGTAAGTGCTGGTTTTATGGCATTTGTATGTGGCCTTATCAGGTGACTCTTTGCCCATCTACCAACTGTGGTCTTGCTAACTCCCATTTTATATGCAAGCTTTCTATAGCAAGACCTCTCAAGAAAAGacaattgtttgaatttttcatcATCAAAATGTACTTTACCTGAT is a window of Salvia splendens isolate huo1 chromosome 3, SspV2, whole genome shotgun sequence DNA encoding:
- the LOC121796862 gene encoding uncharacterized protein LOC121796862 is translated as MEMDQDMEQQMEQEHVQDAEPEQGPRQGLSLSSQMKNHIVQFLQQQCQAGALPHGSFQEAANRFKVHRSTVSRLWGIAKQQISDGEPVIMRGRASGYTKKSGKVHFDDEKFKQLSFLERSCYRKLAYKMGVSKTTVGRWAKSHLIRPHTNAIKPALTEANMTKASDRYYLLPNEDEPYRACKSKRFITKVMFKCAVSRPQFGTNGQTIFDGKIGIFSFTEQVPAKRKSKNRPRGTLETKPIPSVNTEAMRECLLNQIIPAIKAKWPANASKDIYIQEDNAKPHLRSFDSQFDELASSDGFKFHLISQPVNSPDTNQDPRSAWGQQLQNTPLEQGKAEKDSGASYIPRSWGESGQRELGVSTTTSE